Proteins from a single region of Nerophis ophidion isolate RoL-2023_Sa linkage group LG08, RoL_Noph_v1.0, whole genome shotgun sequence:
- the LOC133557230 gene encoding potassium channel subfamily K member 1-like isoform X2, translating to MEACFTARKQSTFNFAVLVLAYVVYLLVGAGVFSAIELPYEVELRAELEASQRDFIRNNTCVSEDDLQALLARALEANNYGVSVLGGSSQRNWDFMSSLFFTSTVLTTTGYGHTVPLSDEGKAFCMFYAILGIPVTLFLLSAMVQRIMILVTRRPLSYFPRRWAVSKSRFAVGHAALLAAVVATLVLFIPAWVFWALEKDWNFLESLYFCFISLTTIGLGDYVPGERHDKEDSPHRHVYKLVITVYLLLGLLLMLVLMETCVELPQMKRLRQRFYQEDIRELDGEAANIMESEHVADNFRPGGIPSVSQQAASMRAGGRQVSYTPASGSSLHGQLS from the exons ATGGAGGCCTGCTTCACCGCGCGTAAACAGTCGACGTTTAACTTCGCGGTGTTGGTGCTCGCCTACGTCGTCTACCTGCTCGTCGGTGCCGGGGTCTTCTCCGCCATCGAGCTGCCCTACGAGGTGGAGCTGCGGGCCGAGCTGGAGGCCTCCCAGCGGGACTTCATCCGCAACAACACCTGCGTGTCGGAGGACGACCTCCAGGCGCTGCTGGCGCGGGCCTTGGAGGCCAACAACTACGGCGTGTCCGTCCTGGGAGGAAGCAGCCAGCGGAACTGGGACTTCATGTCCTCCTTGTTCTTCACCAGCACCGTGCTCACCACCACAG GTTACGGTCATACGGTTCCTCTGTCGGACGAAGGAAAGGCGTTCTGCATGTTCTACGCCATCCTGGGCATCCCCGTCACCCTCTTCTTGCTCTCCGCCATGGTGCAGAGGATCATGATCCTGGTGACCCGCCGACCCCTCTCCTACTTCCCCCGCAGGTGGGCCGTGTCCAAGTCCAGGTTCGCCGTGGGCCACGCCGCCCTCCTGGCCGCGGTGGTGGCCACGCTGGTGCTCTTCATCCCCGCCTGGGTCTTCTGGGCCTTGGAGAAGGACTGGAACTTTCTGGAGTCGCTCTacttctgcttcatctccttgACGACCATCGGCCTGGGAGACTACGTGCCGGGGGAGAGGCACGACAAAGAGGACAGCCCGCACCGCCACGTCTACAAGCTGGTCATCACCG TGTACCTGCTGCTGGGGCTGCTGTTGATGCTGGTGCTGATGGAAACGTGCGTGGAGCTGCCTCAGATGAAGCGCCTCAGGCAGAGGTTCTACCAGGAGGACATCCGGGAGCTGGACGGCGAGGCGGCCAACATCATGGAGAGCGAGCACGTCGCCGACAACTTCCGCCCGGGCGGCATCCCGTCCGTGTCGCAGCAGGCCGCCTCCATGCGGGCGGGCGGCAGGCAGGTGTCCTACACGCCGGCCTCAGGCTCCTCCCTCCACGGCCAACTGAGCTGA
- the LOC133557230 gene encoding potassium channel subfamily K member 1-like isoform X1, with protein MEACFTARKQSTFNFAVLVLAYVVYLLVGAGVFSAIELPYEVELRAELEASQRDFIRNNTCVSEDDLQALLARALEANNYGVSVLGGSSQRNWDFMSSLFFTSTVLTTTGYGHTVPLSDEGKAFCMFYAILGIPVTLFLLSAMVQRIMILVTRRPLSYFPRRWAVSKSRFAVGHAALLAAVVATLVLFIPAWVFWALEKDWNFLESLYFCFISLTTIGLGDYVPGERHDKEDSPHRHVYKLVITAGGCSSDKMLVRVDDDFGDAVVDDIIAYPRISNVHGRVLTPSVSGKSTAALWTAQAQLIFVYLLLGLLLMLVLMETCVELPQMKRLRQRFYQEDIRELDGEAANIMESEHVADNFRPGGIPSVSQQAASMRAGGRQVSYTPASGSSLHGQLS; from the exons ATGGAGGCCTGCTTCACCGCGCGTAAACAGTCGACGTTTAACTTCGCGGTGTTGGTGCTCGCCTACGTCGTCTACCTGCTCGTCGGTGCCGGGGTCTTCTCCGCCATCGAGCTGCCCTACGAGGTGGAGCTGCGGGCCGAGCTGGAGGCCTCCCAGCGGGACTTCATCCGCAACAACACCTGCGTGTCGGAGGACGACCTCCAGGCGCTGCTGGCGCGGGCCTTGGAGGCCAACAACTACGGCGTGTCCGTCCTGGGAGGAAGCAGCCAGCGGAACTGGGACTTCATGTCCTCCTTGTTCTTCACCAGCACCGTGCTCACCACCACAG GTTACGGTCATACGGTTCCTCTGTCGGACGAAGGAAAGGCGTTCTGCATGTTCTACGCCATCCTGGGCATCCCCGTCACCCTCTTCTTGCTCTCCGCCATGGTGCAGAGGATCATGATCCTGGTGACCCGCCGACCCCTCTCCTACTTCCCCCGCAGGTGGGCCGTGTCCAAGTCCAGGTTCGCCGTGGGCCACGCCGCCCTCCTGGCCGCGGTGGTGGCCACGCTGGTGCTCTTCATCCCCGCCTGGGTCTTCTGGGCCTTGGAGAAGGACTGGAACTTTCTGGAGTCGCTCTacttctgcttcatctccttgACGACCATCGGCCTGGGAGACTACGTGCCGGGGGAGAGGCACGACAAAGAGGACAGCCCGCACCGCCACGTCTACAAGCTGGTCATCACCG cgggcggttgcagttctgataaaatgttggtgcgggtggatgacgactttggtgatgcggttgtggatgatataattgcctatccgcgcatctctaacgtcCACGGTCGGGTGTTGACGCCCAGTGTCTCgggaaagtcgacggcagctttatggacggcccaagctcagctaatattcg TGTACCTGCTGCTGGGGCTGCTGTTGATGCTGGTGCTGATGGAAACGTGCGTGGAGCTGCCTCAGATGAAGCGCCTCAGGCAGAGGTTCTACCAGGAGGACATCCGGGAGCTGGACGGCGAGGCGGCCAACATCATGGAGAGCGAGCACGTCGCCGACAACTTCCGCCCGGGCGGCATCCCGTCCGTGTCGCAGCAGGCCGCCTCCATGCGGGCGGGCGGCAGGCAGGTGTCCTACACGCCGGCCTCAGGCTCCTCCCTCCACGGCCAACTGAGCTGA